The Miscanthus floridulus cultivar M001 chromosome 7, ASM1932011v1, whole genome shotgun sequence genome includes a region encoding these proteins:
- the LOC136465817 gene encoding glycosyl hydrolase 5 family protein-like translates to MPTSKDMIPSPVPNGSNTRWVSGYRGLLPSLGRTRHQDGAGDDEGHPRQGEPLAATHGATADRDAAGDDSRGQTRPDHREQLGGGEHEPGHTAREDGPMRIRSTPLHRSMPLKHYKHALITLLDARRSQQRIPRTHTMWLVSSIRAALCLLLVVVLASHREPAAAVTLSTSSRWIVDPAGHRVKLACVNWPSHLEPVVTEGLGRQPVGAISGMIVSLGFNCVRLTYPIALATNASLSALTVRQSLLAHGLSETVGGVEVNNPGFLDLTLIDSLKAVVNALGEKNVMVILDNHVSTPGWCCSNDDGNGFFGDRDFDPNVWVDGLGSMATIFADVPNVVGISLRNELRGPRQNPEDWYTYMQRGAEAVHAANPRALVIMGGLSYDYDLSFLATRQVGVSFAAENKLAFEVHWYSFSDARAWEAEGANEVCGRAARDFARRGAFLLARGFPLFLSEFGADSRGGDRKDNRYFPCAAAVAAEHDVDWAYWALQGSYALRQGVAGMDEVYGVLDWSWSKPRNATVLPRIQALQRPLQGPGYGEALPYTVLFHPLTGLCAVRHAATATTTLELGPCNETDAWAYAPPSSTLVLRDAAAAGLPCLRAEGRGQPARLGTNACGDPLSTWRLATDSAMHVAVDAAALGLGGGGMLCLDVGTDGRSIVTNPCACQHGDGTCDPEGQWFKLVTSTRRVARRPATLA, encoded by the exons ATGCCCAcgagtaaagatatgatcccatccccggtccctaatggatcaaatacccgttgGGTGTCGGGGTATCGGGGCCTGTTGCCATCTTTAGGTCGTACGAGGCACCAGGACGGCGCTGGCGACGACGAAGGGCACCCGCGTCAAGGGGAGCCGCTAGCGGCGACGCATGGGGCAACCGCGGACAGGGATGCCGCCGGCGACGACTCACGGGGCCAGACGCGCCCAGACCACCGCGAGCAGCTGGGCGGCGGCGAGCACGAGCCCGGCCACACCGCGCGCGAGGATGGACCA ATGCGAATTAGGAGCACGCCACTGCACCGATCGATGCCATTAAAACATTATAAACACGCGCTCATCACACTCCTGGACGCGCGCCGTAGCCAACAGAGAATCCCCCGCACGCACACCATGTGGCTGGTGTCCTCCATCCGTGCCGCTCTGTGCCTTctgctcgtcgtcgtcctcgccaGCCACCGCGAGCCCGCGGCGGCCGTCACGCTGTCGACGTCGTCGCGGTGGATCGTGGACCCGGCGGGGCACCGGGTGAAGCTGGCCTGCGTGAACTGGCCGTCGCACCTGGAGCCCGTGGTGACCGAGGGGCTCGGCAGGCAGCCCGTAGGCGCCATCTCCGGGATGATCGTCTCCTTGGGGTTCAACTGCGTCCGCCTCACGTACCCGATCGCGCTGGCGACCAACGCCTCGCTGTCGGCGCTCACCGTGCGGCAGTCCCTCCTGGCCCACGGCCTCTCGGAGACGGTCGGCGGCGTCGAGGTCAACAACCCCGGCTtcctcgacctcacactcatcgACTCGCTCAAG GCTGTGGTGAACGCCCTGGGGGAGAAGAACGTCATGGTGATCCTGGACAACCACGTGAGCACGCCGGGGTGGTGCTGCAGCAACGACGACGGCAATGGGTTCTTCGGCGACAGGGACTTCGACCCAAACGTGTGGGTGGACGGGCTGGGCAGCATGGCCACCATCTTCGCCGACGTGCCCAACGTCGTCGGCATCAGCCTGCGGAACGAGCTCCGTGGCCCGAGGCAGAACCCCGAAGATTGGTACAC GTACATGCAGAGGGGCGCGGAGGCGGTTCACGCGGCGAACCCTCGGGCGCTGGTGATCATGGGCGGCCTGAGCTACGACTACGACCTGTCCTTCCTGGCCACGAGGCAGGTGGGCGTCAGCTTCGCGGCGGAGAACAAGCTGGCGTTCGAGGTGCACTGGTACAGCTTCTCGGACGCGCGCGCGTGGGAGGCGGAGGGCGCCAACGAGGTGTGCGGCCGCGCCGCGCGTGACTTCGCGCGCCGCGGCGCGTTCCTGCTCGCCCGGGGCTTCCCTCTCTTCCTCAGCGAGTTCGGCGCCGACTCCCGCGGCGGCGACCGCAAGGACAACCGGTACTTCCcgtgcgccgccgccgtggccgcagAGCACGACGTGGACTGGGCGTACTGGGCGCTGCAGGGCAGCTACGCGCTGCGGCAGGGCGTCGCCGGGATGGACGAGGTGTACGGCGTCCTCGACTGGTCCTGGAGCAAGCCCCGCAACGCGACCGTGCTCCCGAGGATCCAGGCGTTGCAGCGGCCACTCCAAG GGCCTGGCTACGGCGAGGCGCTGCCGTACACCGTGCTGTTCCACCCGCTCACGGGGCTCTGCGCGGTGCGGCACGCGGCCACAGCGACGACGACGCTGGAGCTGGGCCCGTGCAACGAGACGGACGCGTGGGCGtacgcgccgccgtcgtcgacgCTCGTTCTAAGGGACGCCGCGGCAGCGGGGCTCCCGTGCCTGCGGGCCGAGGGGCGTGGGCAGCCCGCGCGTCTCGGCACCAACGCCTGCGGCGACCCCCTGTCGACGTGGCGCCTGGCGACAGACTCCGCGATGCACGTCGCCGTCGACGCCGCTGCTCTTGGgctgggcggcggcggcatgcTGTGCCTGGACGTGGGCACGGACGGCAGGAGCATCGTGACGAACCCGTGCGCGTGCCAGCACGGGGACGGGACGTGCGACCCGGAGGGCCAGTGGTTCAAACTGGTCACCAGCACAAGGCGCGTCGCGCGCAGGCCGGCCACGCTCGCCTAG